Proteins encoded together in one Mycobacterium noviomagense window:
- a CDS encoding vitamin K epoxide reductase family protein: protein MSVAVSAQPARPAGDLASPSVSVPLPSAWWVLIAGVIGFVASVTLTIEKVKILTNPSYVPSCNFNPVVSCGSVMATAQASVLGFPNPLIGIAAFTVVVVTGVLAVTKIPLPQWYWIGLAAGTLAGVVFVHWLIFQSLYRIGALCPYCMVVWAVTVPLLVVVASIAFRAAETASAAGRTLYRWRWSITVLWFTAVILLILVRFWDYWSTLV, encoded by the coding sequence GTGAGCGTCGCGGTGTCGGCGCAACCCGCACGGCCGGCCGGCGATCTGGCGAGCCCCTCGGTCTCGGTGCCGTTGCCCAGCGCGTGGTGGGTGCTGATTGCCGGGGTCATCGGCTTCGTCGCGTCGGTGACGCTGACGATTGAGAAGGTCAAGATCCTGACCAATCCGTCGTATGTACCGTCGTGCAACTTCAACCCGGTGGTGTCGTGCGGATCGGTGATGGCAACGGCTCAGGCGTCGGTGCTGGGCTTTCCGAATCCGCTGATCGGCATCGCCGCGTTTACCGTGGTGGTCGTGACCGGTGTGCTGGCTGTGACGAAAATACCTCTGCCGCAATGGTATTGGATCGGCCTAGCAGCCGGGACACTGGCCGGTGTCGTGTTCGTGCACTGGCTGATATTCCAGAGCCTGTATCGCATCGGCGCGTTGTGCCCGTATTGCATGGTGGTGTGGGCGGTCACGGTCCCCCTGTTGGTGGTGGTGGCGTCGATCGCATTTCGCGCCGCCGAGACTGCCAGCGCGGCGGGGCGCACGCTTTACCGTTGGCGGTGGTCGATCACCGTGCTGTGGTTCACCGCGGTCATCTTGCTGATCCTGGTTCGGTTCTGGGACTACTGGTCGACACTCGTCTAG
- the rpmB gene encoding 50S ribosomal protein L28: MAAVCDICGKGPGFGKSVSHSHRRTSRRWDPNIQTVHAVTRPGGNKQRLNVCTSCIKAGKVTRG; the protein is encoded by the coding sequence ATGGCCGCCGTGTGCGATATCTGCGGGAAGGGCCCCGGCTTCGGCAAGTCGGTGTCGCACTCCCACCGCCGGACCAGCCGCCGGTGGGATCCGAACATCCAGACGGTGCATGCCGTGACTCGTCCGGGTGGCAACAAGCAGCGGCTCAACGTGTGCACATCGTGCATCAAGGCGGGCAAGGTCACCCGCGGCTAA
- a CDS encoding alpha/beta hydrolase yields MPKSLPGARDLHLGALRSPARWSARLQSTATTAGLKVIPWIPNGAKRILSGGRSVIIDGNTLDPTLQLLLAAQRAVGINGLVVHDDPHASRIQAREVAVAFGGPQIHVAVSDISIPGPAGDIPVRHYRPASVDPAPLLVFYHGGGWVIGDLDTHDALCRLTCRDGDIHVLSIDYRLAPEHPALAAIDDAYAAFRWAHEHGAELGAMPDKIVVGGDSAGGNLAAVVSQLARNDGGPMPVLQWLIYPRTDFTARTRSMSLFADGFILTKHDMDWFTQQYLGASDVEPTDPRVSPLLADNLSDLPPALIAIAGFDPLRDEGEQYATALRAAGNPVDLRCFGSLTHAFGNLFPLGGGSAVATAELVSALRAHLSRV; encoded by the coding sequence ATGCCGAAAAGTCTGCCAGGCGCGCGTGACCTTCATCTGGGAGCGCTACGATCTCCGGCCCGGTGGTCGGCTCGCTTGCAGAGCACTGCCACCACTGCCGGGCTGAAGGTCATTCCGTGGATTCCCAACGGCGCCAAGCGAATACTGTCCGGGGGTCGCTCGGTCATCATCGACGGCAACACGCTCGACCCCACCCTGCAATTGCTCTTGGCCGCGCAGAGGGCCGTCGGCATCAACGGCTTGGTCGTCCACGACGATCCCCACGCCTCCCGCATCCAGGCGCGCGAGGTCGCCGTCGCTTTCGGCGGCCCGCAGATCCACGTCGCGGTGAGCGACATATCAATACCCGGACCGGCTGGCGACATTCCGGTTCGGCACTACCGCCCCGCGAGCGTCGATCCCGCGCCGTTGCTGGTCTTCTACCACGGCGGCGGCTGGGTGATCGGCGACCTGGACACCCATGACGCGCTGTGCCGGTTGACGTGCCGTGACGGCGACATCCATGTGCTGTCGATCGACTACCGGCTGGCCCCCGAACACCCCGCTCTGGCTGCCATCGACGACGCCTACGCGGCGTTTCGCTGGGCCCATGAACACGGCGCAGAACTCGGCGCGATGCCGGACAAGATTGTCGTCGGTGGTGACAGCGCGGGCGGCAACCTGGCGGCGGTCGTGTCGCAGCTGGCCCGCAATGATGGCGGCCCGATGCCTGTGCTGCAGTGGCTCATCTACCCACGCACCGACTTCACCGCCCGGACCCGTTCGATGTCCCTGTTCGCCGACGGTTTCATCCTGACCAAGCACGACATGGACTGGTTCACACAGCAATACCTGGGGGCGTCTGATGTCGAGCCGACGGATCCGCGGGTGTCGCCGTTGCTGGCCGACAACCTCTCGGACCTACCGCCCGCGTTGATCGCGATTGCGGGTTTCGATCCGCTACGCGACGAAGGCGAGCAATACGCGACCGCGCTGCGAGCTGCCGGAAACCCCGTCGACCTGCGGTGCTTCGGGTCGTTGACGCACGCCTTCGGCAACCTGTTCCCGCTCGGTGGCGGTAGCGCCGTGGCCACTGCAGAGCTGGTCTCGGCGCTGCGCGCCCACCTCAGCCGAGTCTGA
- a CDS encoding DsbA family protein gives MRISKSVAKANRPARYDLKSADRRRNLLIQIGLTAIVVLFAVGLVLYIVMAHGHKPSSGKPVRVTSSRLVTKDGTKDPKAVVAFYEDFLCPACGNFERTFGPTVSRLIDSGAIAADYYMVGILDSARNDNYSSRAGAAAYCVADESIDAFRRFHTALFTKDLQPSETGSTFPDNAKLIEIAREAGAAGKVPDCVNSGKYVPTIDGMASATGIHATPTIRINGQDYQPSTPQALVAKIKEIVGDVPGLDTAAAPAAS, from the coding sequence GTGAGGATCAGCAAATCTGTGGCCAAAGCTAACCGCCCCGCGCGCTACGACTTGAAGAGCGCCGACCGCAGGCGCAATCTGCTCATCCAGATCGGGCTCACCGCAATTGTGGTGCTCTTCGCGGTCGGCCTGGTGCTCTATATCGTGATGGCCCACGGCCACAAACCTTCGTCCGGCAAGCCGGTGCGGGTGACGTCGAGCAGGCTGGTCACCAAGGACGGAACCAAAGACCCCAAAGCGGTCGTGGCCTTCTACGAGGATTTCCTGTGCCCGGCCTGCGGCAACTTCGAGCGGACGTTCGGCCCGACCGTGTCCAGACTCATCGACAGCGGCGCTATTGCCGCCGACTACTACATGGTCGGCATTCTCGACAGCGCCCGCAACGACAACTATTCGTCGCGAGCCGGTGCGGCGGCCTACTGCGTCGCCGACGAATCCATCGATGCGTTCCGGCGCTTCCACACCGCGTTGTTCACCAAGGACCTGCAGCCTTCCGAAACCGGCTCGACATTTCCCGACAACGCGAAGTTGATCGAGATCGCCCGCGAAGCCGGTGCGGCCGGCAAGGTCCCCGACTGCGTCAACAGCGGTAAGTACGTCCCGACAATCGACGGCATGGCGTCGGCCACCGGCATTCACGCCACCCCGACGATCCGCATCAACGGTCAGGACTACCAACCGTCGACGCCGCAGGCGCTGGTCGCCAAGATCAAAGAAATCGTCGGCGACGTCCCTGGCCTCGACACGGCTGCCGCTCCAGCCGCGTCGTGA
- a CDS encoding HNH endonuclease family protein: MNKKVLLWLSTLAVLAVVVAYQVVASSAGQRADEFAARADVPTVQPGADVLAGITVVPARIHRYDYRRAAFGDAWDDDNDAPLGHNGCDTRDDILNRDLVDKTYVAIKRCPDAVATGTLHDPYTNATINFQRGARVGASVQIDHIVPLAYAWDMGAYDWPYPQRLRFANDPANLLAVSGQANEDKADSQPALWMPPNTAFWCQYAVQYIAVLRGYALPVDQPSADTLRRAAATCPAG; encoded by the coding sequence ATGAACAAGAAAGTATTGCTGTGGCTGTCGACACTCGCTGTGCTCGCGGTGGTGGTCGCGTACCAGGTGGTGGCATCCTCGGCGGGACAGCGCGCGGATGAGTTCGCCGCGCGCGCCGACGTTCCGACGGTGCAACCGGGCGCCGACGTGCTGGCCGGAATCACCGTGGTGCCAGCCAGAATCCATCGCTACGACTACCGTCGAGCGGCATTCGGCGACGCCTGGGACGACGACAACGACGCACCGCTCGGGCACAACGGCTGCGACACCCGCGACGACATCCTCAACCGCGACCTTGTCGACAAAACCTATGTGGCGATCAAACGCTGCCCCGACGCTGTCGCGACCGGCACGCTGCACGACCCGTACACCAACGCCACCATCAACTTTCAGCGCGGCGCCCGGGTCGGCGCGTCGGTGCAGATCGACCACATCGTCCCGCTGGCCTACGCCTGGGACATGGGGGCTTACGACTGGCCGTATCCCCAGCGGCTGCGCTTCGCCAATGATCCGGCCAATCTGCTGGCCGTCTCGGGACAGGCAAACGAAGACAAGGCCGATTCCCAACCGGCCCTCTGGATGCCGCCCAATACCGCGTTCTGGTGCCAGTACGCCGTACAGTACATCGCCGTTCTGCGCGGCTATGCGCTGCCCGTCGACCAACCATCCGCCGACACGTTGCGACGGGCTGCGGCTACCTGTCCGGCGGGATAA
- the rsmD gene encoding 16S rRNA (guanine(966)-N(2))-methyltransferase RsmD, giving the protein MTRIIAGAARGRRLAVLPRGTRPTTDRVRESLFNILAARLDLTGLSVLDLYAGSGALGLEALSRGAASALFVESDRRTAAVLARNIETVGLPGATLHRSTVASAVAADADHPVDLVLADPPYDVDTAEIESVLATLTAHGWAGPGTVAAVERAATSSPLTWPARWLAWPHRIYGDTRLELAELSGAKS; this is encoded by the coding sequence CTGACACGCATCATTGCCGGTGCCGCCCGCGGGCGGCGTCTCGCGGTGCTGCCGCGCGGAACAAGACCGACTACTGACCGGGTGCGCGAGTCCTTGTTCAATATCTTGGCCGCGCGGCTCGATTTGACCGGCTTGTCGGTGCTCGACCTGTACGCGGGTTCCGGCGCGCTCGGGCTGGAGGCGTTATCACGTGGAGCCGCCTCGGCGCTGTTCGTCGAGTCGGATCGGCGAACGGCGGCGGTGCTCGCCCGCAACATCGAGACCGTCGGCCTGCCCGGTGCGACGCTGCACCGCAGCACCGTGGCGTCAGCCGTGGCCGCTGATGCGGACCACCCTGTGGACCTGGTGCTGGCAGATCCGCCCTATGACGTCGACACCGCTGAAATCGAGTCTGTGCTGGCTACTTTGACCGCGCATGGCTGGGCGGGTCCGGGAACCGTGGCGGCAGTCGAGCGCGCCGCCACCAGTTCGCCGCTGACATGGCCGGCCCGCTGGCTGGCCTGGCCGCACCGGATTTACGGCGACACCCGGCTGGAACTCGCCGAACTGAGCGGCGCTAAGAGCTGA
- a CDS encoding aldo/keto reductase: MTGESGATVPSITLNDENTMPVLGLGVAELSDAETERAVSAALEIGCRLIDTAAVYGNEAAVGRAIAASGIPRAEIFVTTKLATSDQGFTSSQEACKASLERLSLDYVDLYLIHWPAAQLGKYVDSFGGMIQVRGDCYAKSIGVSNFTEEHVSTVIDLSFYTPAVNQIELHPLLNQDELRKANAQHNVVTQAYSPLALGRLLDNPTVTSIAAEYSRTPAQVLLRWNVQLGNSVIFRSGKPERIASNLDIFDFELAAEHMDLLNGLNDGTRVREDPLTYTGM; this comes from the coding sequence GTGACTGGCGAGTCGGGCGCCACCGTTCCTTCCATAACACTCAATGACGAGAACACGATGCCGGTGCTCGGCCTCGGGGTCGCTGAACTGTCCGACGCTGAAACGGAGCGTGCAGTATCAGCGGCGCTGGAAATCGGCTGCCGGCTGATCGATACCGCAGCGGTATACGGCAACGAAGCTGCAGTCGGGCGCGCCATTGCAGCATCCGGGATTCCCCGGGCCGAAATTTTCGTCACGACCAAGTTGGCCACTTCGGACCAGGGGTTCACCAGCTCGCAAGAAGCTTGCAAGGCAAGCCTGGAGCGGCTCAGCCTGGATTATGTTGACCTCTACCTGATCCATTGGCCGGCCGCGCAGCTCGGCAAATACGTGGACAGCTTCGGCGGCATGATCCAGGTCCGCGGCGACTGCTACGCCAAGTCGATCGGCGTGTCGAACTTCACCGAGGAGCATGTGTCGACGGTCATCGACCTGAGCTTTTACACGCCGGCGGTCAACCAGATCGAGTTGCACCCGCTGCTCAACCAGGACGAGCTGCGCAAGGCCAACGCGCAGCACAATGTGGTCACCCAGGCCTACAGTCCGCTGGCCCTGGGCCGGCTGCTGGACAACCCGACGGTGACATCCATCGCCGCCGAGTACAGCCGGACACCGGCGCAGGTGTTACTGCGGTGGAACGTGCAATTGGGCAATTCGGTGATCTTCCGCTCCGGCAAGCCGGAACGCATCGCAAGCAATTTGGACATCTTCGACTTCGAGTTGGCGGCCGAGCACATGGACCTCCTCAATGGGCTCAACGACGGCACCCGGGTGCGCGAAGACCCGCTGACATACACGGGGATGTAG
- the recG gene encoding ATP-dependent DNA helicase RecG — translation MAVLTDRLDFILGAKSADPLEDAFGIRTVDDLLRHYPRGYVEGATVRGVGDERPPEGEHITLVDTISGAAVRPMKKKPKDKYLVITIGSGRSRVTATFFHAKKWFIEQLTEGTRIMLSGEVGYFRGTMQLTHPDFLVLDSADGKDHGSRSLRMIADASKKVSGEVLQSAFERAFYPIYPASTKVQSWDIYRCVRQVLAVLDPVPDPLPEAVCVSRGLISEDQALRAIHLAESETERQRARERLTFDEAVGLQWALVTRRHGELSESGPAAPHRSDGLAEKLLRQLPFELTTGQREVLDVLRDELAASRPMNRLLQGEVGSGKTIVSVLAMLQMVDAGYQCALLAPTEVLAAQHVRSIRDVLGPLAMGGQLGGADNATRVALLTGSMSPAQKKQVYADIASGQVGIAVGTHALLQGGVEFHRLGMVVVDEQHRFGVEQRDQLRAKAPAGITPHLLVMTATPIPRTVALTVYGDLETSTLRELPRGRQPIATTAIFVKEKPAWLERAWRRIIEEASAGRQAYVVAPRIDESDDPGQTEEGGRPSATAVDLFARLRRNELAGLRLGLMHGRLPADEKDAVMAAFRAGEIDVLVCTTVIEVGVDVSNATVMLVVDADRFGISQLHQLRGRIGRGAHSSVCLLASWMSPNSRAGERLRAVAGTLDGFALADLDLKERREGDVLGRSQSGRPITLRLLSLAEHQELIETARDVCEQMYDENPGHPGLTLLAAPFTTTERIEYLDKA, via the coding sequence GTGGCGGTGTTGACCGACCGGCTCGATTTCATCCTCGGCGCCAAATCGGCCGACCCGCTCGAGGACGCATTCGGCATCCGCACCGTCGACGACCTGCTGCGCCACTATCCGCGCGGCTACGTCGAAGGTGCGACGGTGCGCGGTGTCGGCGACGAGCGGCCGCCGGAGGGCGAACACATCACGCTCGTCGACACCATCAGCGGGGCGGCGGTACGGCCGATGAAAAAGAAACCCAAAGACAAGTATCTGGTCATCACGATCGGGTCTGGCCGAAGCAGGGTGACCGCCACGTTCTTCCACGCCAAGAAGTGGTTCATCGAGCAGCTCACCGAAGGAACCCGCATCATGCTGTCCGGCGAGGTGGGCTATTTCCGCGGCACCATGCAGCTCACGCATCCGGATTTCTTGGTGCTCGATTCTGCCGATGGCAAGGACCACGGCAGCAGGTCGCTGCGCATGATCGCCGACGCCTCGAAGAAAGTCAGCGGTGAGGTGCTGCAGTCGGCGTTCGAGCGGGCCTTTTACCCGATCTATCCGGCCAGCACGAAAGTGCAAAGCTGGGACATCTACAGATGTGTGCGCCAGGTGCTCGCGGTGCTCGACCCGGTGCCGGACCCGCTGCCGGAGGCGGTGTGCGTCAGCCGCGGCCTGATCTCCGAGGATCAGGCGCTGCGAGCGATCCATCTGGCTGAAAGCGAGACAGAACGCCAACGTGCCCGTGAGCGGCTGACTTTCGACGAAGCCGTCGGTCTGCAGTGGGCACTGGTAACTCGCCGGCACGGCGAACTGTCCGAATCCGGGCCGGCAGCGCCCCATCGATCCGACGGGCTGGCCGAAAAACTCTTGCGGCAGTTGCCGTTCGAACTCACCACGGGCCAGCGTGAGGTACTCGACGTGCTGCGTGACGAGCTTGCCGCCAGCCGTCCGATGAACCGGCTGCTGCAGGGCGAAGTCGGCTCCGGCAAGACGATCGTGTCGGTGTTGGCGATGCTGCAGATGGTCGACGCCGGCTACCAGTGTGCGCTGTTGGCTCCGACAGAAGTGCTTGCGGCCCAACATGTTCGATCGATCCGCGATGTGCTCGGGCCGCTGGCGATGGGCGGGCAGTTAGGTGGTGCCGACAACGCCACCCGGGTGGCGTTGCTGACCGGTTCTATGTCGCCGGCGCAGAAGAAACAGGTGTATGCCGACATCGCTAGTGGGCAGGTGGGAATCGCCGTCGGCACGCATGCCCTGCTGCAAGGCGGGGTGGAGTTTCACCGCCTGGGCATGGTAGTAGTCGACGAACAGCACCGGTTTGGGGTAGAGCAGCGAGATCAATTGCGCGCCAAGGCTCCTGCGGGGATTACACCGCATCTATTGGTGATGACGGCGACTCCGATACCGCGAACCGTCGCGCTCACCGTCTACGGCGACTTGGAAACCTCGACCTTGCGCGAACTTCCGCGGGGCCGTCAGCCGATCGCGACGACCGCAATCTTTGTCAAGGAAAAGCCGGCATGGCTGGAGCGCGCTTGGCGGCGCATCATCGAAGAGGCATCGGCCGGACGCCAGGCCTACGTGGTCGCGCCGCGGATCGACGAGTCCGATGATCCGGGGCAGACCGAAGAGGGCGGTCGGCCCTCGGCGACCGCGGTGGACCTCTTCGCCCGGCTCCGCCGCAATGAATTGGCCGGCCTGCGGCTGGGTCTCATGCACGGGCGGCTGCCAGCTGATGAGAAGGATGCGGTCATGGCGGCGTTTCGCGCCGGCGAGATCGACGTTCTGGTGTGCACCACCGTCATCGAAGTGGGCGTCGACGTGTCCAACGCCACCGTGATGCTGGTGGTTGACGCCGACCGGTTCGGTATCAGCCAATTGCATCAACTGCGCGGCCGCATCGGTCGTGGCGCTCACTCGAGCGTGTGTCTTTTGGCGAGCTGGATGTCGCCGAATTCACGGGCAGGCGAGCGCCTGCGCGCAGTCGCGGGAACCCTCGACGGGTTCGCATTGGCTGATTTGGATCTCAAAGAGCGCAGAGAAGGAGATGTGTTGGGCCGCAGCCAGTCTGGCCGGCCGATCACATTGCGGCTGCTGTCGCTGGCCGAGCATCAGGAACTGATCGAAACCGCGCGCGACGTGTGCGAGCAAATGTATGACGAGAACCCCGGCCATCCCGGATTGACGCTGCTCGCAGCGCCGTTCACCACTACCGAACGTATCGAGTACCTGGACAAAGCATGA
- a CDS encoding uracil-DNA glycosylase, which translates to MTARPLRELVDDGWARALEPVAEQVAAMGQFLRAEIAAGRRYLPAGPNVLRAFTFPFEEVRVLIVGQDPYPTPGHAVGLSFSVAPHVRPLPRSLENIFAEYANDLGYPLPSCGDLTPWAQRGVMLLNRVLTVQPGNPASHRGKGWEPVTECAIRALVERQQPMVAILWGRDASTLKPMLAQGDCVAIESPHPSPLSASRGFFGSRPFSRANELLEKMGAEPVDWRLP; encoded by the coding sequence GTGACTGCGCGCCCGCTGCGCGAACTGGTCGACGACGGGTGGGCGCGCGCGCTGGAGCCGGTGGCCGAGCAGGTCGCGGCGATGGGGCAATTCTTGCGCGCTGAAATCGCCGCCGGGCGCCGCTACCTGCCCGCCGGGCCGAATGTGTTGCGCGCCTTCACCTTTCCGTTCGAAGAGGTACGGGTACTGATCGTGGGGCAAGATCCGTACCCCACGCCGGGCCACGCGGTGGGGCTGAGCTTTTCGGTGGCCCCACATGTTCGCCCGCTGCCACGCAGCCTGGAGAACATCTTCGCCGAATACGCCAACGATCTCGGCTATCCGCTGCCGTCGTGCGGCGATCTGACGCCGTGGGCGCAGCGCGGGGTGATGTTGCTGAACAGGGTGCTCACCGTGCAACCCGGCAATCCGGCGTCACACCGGGGCAAGGGCTGGGAGCCGGTCACCGAATGCGCGATCCGCGCCCTGGTGGAACGGCAGCAACCGATGGTGGCGATTTTGTGGGGTCGTGACGCGTCGACGCTCAAGCCGATGCTGGCCCAGGGCGACTGCGTCGCGATCGAGTCACCGCATCCTTCGCCGTTGTCGGCCTCGCGCGGCTTCTTCGGTTCGCGACCGTTCAGTCGCGCCAACGAACTGCTCGAGAAGATGGGTGCAGAGCCCGTCGACTGGCGGCTGCCGTAA
- a CDS encoding DAK2 domain-containing protein, translated as MDASALRDWAHTAVSDLISHIDEINRLNVFPIADADTGTNMLFTMRSALAEADTDDSLGDVARVAAALSAGALHGARGNSGVILSQILRGIADVTATAAKKAGGELRDIDADILGAALRRGVGLVVGSMGGQEVAGTIVSVLQAAARAVEECANNGEGLARAVMAACDAAVVALEKTPEQLGVLADAGVVDAGGRGLLVLLDALSATITGRAPVRTVYEPAPRQPPADVAAEPRGPQFEVMYFLGGCDAAGADALRDRLGQLGESVAIAASASDAVGGYSVHVHTNDAGAAVEAGLAFGTPRRIQISALAGGGTGLPPGSWARERAVLAVVDGDGAAELFTGEGACVLRPDPQAADPTTAVTAQQLLRALVDTGAAQVMLLPNGYVAAEELVAGCTAAIGWGIDVVPLPTGSMVQGLAALAVHDPDRQAVDDGYTMARAAGAARHGSVRIATEQALTFAGPCKPGDGLGIAGDEVLIVAEDIGAAATGLVDLLLAAGGELVTVLVGADGDADAVESTLEGHVHDHHPGSELVSYRTGHRGDALLIGVE; from the coding sequence CTGGACGCATCCGCGCTGCGCGACTGGGCGCACACCGCCGTCAGCGACCTGATCTCCCACATCGACGAGATCAACCGCCTCAACGTGTTCCCCATCGCCGATGCCGACACCGGCACCAACATGCTGTTCACCATGCGCTCGGCACTGGCGGAGGCCGACACAGACGACAGCCTCGGCGACGTGGCCCGGGTGGCGGCAGCCCTGTCGGCCGGCGCTTTGCACGGCGCGCGCGGCAACTCCGGCGTGATCCTGTCGCAAATCCTGCGAGGCATCGCCGATGTCACCGCCACTGCGGCCAAAAAGGCCGGTGGTGAGCTGCGCGACATCGACGCCGACATCCTGGGGGCTGCGCTGCGGCGCGGCGTGGGCCTGGTCGTCGGCTCGATGGGCGGGCAAGAGGTCGCCGGCACCATCGTCTCGGTGCTGCAGGCCGCGGCCCGCGCGGTCGAGGAGTGCGCGAACAACGGAGAGGGCCTGGCACGGGCGGTGATGGCCGCATGTGACGCCGCGGTGGTCGCGCTGGAGAAAACTCCTGAGCAGCTGGGCGTGCTCGCCGATGCGGGGGTGGTGGACGCGGGCGGCCGGGGCCTGCTGGTGCTTCTCGACGCGCTCAGCGCGACCATCACCGGACGCGCGCCGGTTCGGACGGTGTACGAGCCGGCGCCGCGGCAGCCACCCGCCGATGTGGCCGCAGAGCCCCGGGGCCCGCAGTTCGAGGTGATGTATTTCCTGGGCGGTTGCGACGCCGCCGGCGCCGACGCGCTGCGCGATCGGCTCGGTCAACTCGGCGAATCCGTAGCCATCGCGGCCTCCGCCTCCGACGCGGTCGGCGGCTACTCGGTGCACGTGCACACCAATGACGCCGGTGCGGCCGTGGAAGCCGGTCTGGCGTTCGGTACACCGCGGCGGATCCAGATCTCGGCGCTGGCGGGCGGCGGGACCGGATTGCCGCCGGGCAGCTGGGCGCGGGAGCGCGCCGTGCTGGCCGTCGTCGACGGGGACGGCGCCGCGGAGCTTTTCACCGGCGAGGGCGCGTGCGTCCTGCGACCCGACCCGCAGGCAGCCGACCCGACCACGGCGGTCACCGCACAGCAGCTGTTGCGTGCGCTGGTGGATACCGGCGCCGCCCAGGTAATGCTGTTACCCAACGGCTATGTGGCCGCAGAAGAACTCGTGGCCGGCTGTACCGCTGCCATTGGCTGGGGCATCGACGTGGTGCCGCTGCCGACGGGATCGATGGTGCAGGGACTGGCCGCCCTCGCCGTACACGACCCCGACCGGCAGGCAGTCGACGACGGCTACACCATGGCCCGCGCAGCAGGCGCTGCTCGGCACGGCTCGGTGCGCATCGCGACCGAGCAGGCCCTGACTTTTGCCGGCCCGTGCAAGCCCGGCGACGGCCTGGGCATCGCCGGCGACGAGGTGTTGATCGTCGCCGAGGACATCGGCGCGGCGGCGACCGGCCTGGTCGATCTGTTGCTGGCCGCCGGCGGGGAACTGGTGACGGTGTTGGTCGGCGCCGACGGGGACGCCGACGCCGTCGAATCCACGCTGGAAGGCCATGTCCACGACCATCATCCGGGCAGTGAGCTGGTGAGCTACCGCACCGGGCATCGCGGCGACGCACTGTTGATCGGGGTCGAGTAG
- a CDS encoding aldo/keto reductase, translating to MAAPLVTLNDGNSIPLVGFGVFKVPPADTEQAVRAALQAGYRHIDTAAMYNNERETGLAVAESGIPRDEIYLVTKLWNADQGYDRTLAAFDASIERLGVDYLDLYLIHWPMPSQGKFVDTFKAFAHLRDQGRIRSIGVSNFEPEHLKVLIDATGIVPAVNQVELHPRFPQTALREVHAQLGIATEAWAPLGQGSLLTHPTVTAVAEACNRTPAQVLIRWHIQLGNIVIPKSVNPERIASNFEVFDFELSADEMASISSLDDGQRLGPDPRTFNFTGR from the coding sequence ATGGCTGCTCCCTTAGTCACGCTGAACGACGGTAATTCGATCCCCCTGGTCGGGTTCGGCGTTTTCAAGGTTCCACCCGCAGACACCGAACAGGCTGTGCGCGCCGCCTTGCAGGCCGGCTACCGGCACATCGACACCGCGGCAATGTACAACAACGAACGTGAGACCGGTCTGGCGGTCGCAGAATCCGGCATACCCCGCGACGAGATTTATCTGGTTACCAAGCTGTGGAACGCTGACCAAGGCTACGACCGCACCCTGGCGGCGTTCGACGCCAGTATCGAACGACTCGGGGTCGATTACCTGGATCTGTATCTGATCCACTGGCCAATGCCTTCGCAGGGCAAGTTCGTCGACACCTTCAAGGCGTTCGCGCACTTGCGCGACCAGGGCCGAATCCGCTCGATCGGGGTCAGCAACTTCGAGCCTGAGCATCTGAAAGTCCTCATCGATGCCACCGGCATCGTCCCTGCTGTCAATCAGGTCGAGCTGCATCCGCGGTTTCCTCAGACCGCACTGCGGGAAGTGCACGCCCAGCTCGGCATCGCCACCGAGGCGTGGGCTCCGCTCGGACAGGGCTCGTTGCTGACTCATCCGACGGTCACCGCAGTGGCGGAAGCCTGTAACCGGACACCTGCCCAGGTGTTGATTAGGTGGCATATCCAACTCGGTAATATCGTGATCCCCAAGTCGGTGAACCCTGAACGGATTGCGAGTAATTTCGAAGTGTTCGATTTTGAACTCAGTGCCGACGAGATGGCGTCGATCTCCTCGCTCGACGACGGACAACGGCTTGGCCCAGATCCACGAACCTTCAATTTCACAGGCAGGTGA